The stretch of DNA AATTTTGAAAAAGAAGAAGAACCACAAGAGTTTAAACCGTATCAAATTGAAATTCCATTTAAAGGTTTTTATGAATAGATTTGAAATTAGAATTGTAAAAGATCTTACTTTAAACATTTATACATTATGAAAGTGTCAACTAAACCTAATTTAACATGTCTAAAGCCATTAGGTGTTATCCCAATTATCTCAAAACCAAAGAACTTCCATAAATCAACGGCTCTTTTGTTGGTGCTAACTACAATATTAAATTGAATACCTTCAAATCCTCTTTCTTTAGCAATTTGTAGTGAATGTTCGCAAAGTTTTTTCCCAATTCCTTTTCCTTGAGAAATTGGATTTACCATATAGCTACAGTTTGCAATATGATTTCCTAAACCAATTTGATTAGGTTTTATAATATAGGTTCCTA from Flavobacteriaceae bacterium UJ101 encodes:
- a CDS encoding hypothetical protein (KEGG: gox:GOX2267 UJ101; Transferring groups other than amino-acyl groups); the encoded protein is MNIRKALETDFESIWEIFSKVIESGDTYVFTPNTPKKDLKKHWFANYMETFVIEDHEQILGTYIIKPNQIGLGNHIANCSYMVNPISQGKGIGKKLCEHSLQIAKERGFEGIQFNIVVSTNKRAVDLWKFFGFEIIGITPNGFRHVKLGLVDTFIMYKCLK